The Stegostoma tigrinum isolate sSteTig4 chromosome 38, sSteTig4.hap1, whole genome shotgun sequence genome contains a region encoding:
- the LOC125447097 gene encoding protein Tob2-like, giving the protein MHLEIKVALNFIISYLYNKLPRRRADLFGEELERLLKQKYEGHWYPEKPLKGSGYRCVHIGETVDPIVEQATKRSGLDIEDIRANVPQELSLWIDPFEVSYQIGEKGAVKVLYMDDNENSAELDKEIKSSFNPEAQVFTPITDQGNSLSNSPSPSFGNSVSPTFIPRSTQPITFTTAAFAATKFGSTKMKTGGRRMARSPTNGLMKQKGLSTSMHSLVLGSNQMPPSSLSPNAKEFVYPGSLSLYFGNENQSSSGPAPFPNAFEVPPIYNNNNLGEKAPFVEGLDLNLNTMQYPNQPFQPVVLAN; this is encoded by the coding sequence ATGCATTTGGAGATCAAGGTGGCTTTAAATTTCATTATTTCCTACCTGTATAACAAATTACCCCGGCGACGTGCAGACCTCTTTGGGGAGGAGCTGGAGCGGTTGCTAAAGCAGAAATATGAGGGCCACTGGTACCCAGAAAAGCCCCTGAAAGGATCTGGTTACAGGTGTGTCCATATTGGAGAAACTGTGGACCCTATCGTTGAGCAGGCCACAAAGAGGAGCGGGTTGGATATTGAAGATATTCGGGCTAATGTTCCTCAAGAATTGAGCCTCTGGATTGATCCTTTTGAGGTATCCTATCAGATTGGTGAGAAAGGGGCTGTGAAGGTCCTCTACATGGATGATAATGAAAATAGTGCAGAATTGGACAAGGAGATAAAGAGCAGCTTtaacccagaggcccaggttTTCACACCCATCACTGACCAGGGCAACTCTTTGTCTAATTCCCCTTCTCCTTCCTTTGGGAATTCTGTGAGCCCCACCTTCATCCCAAGGTCAACTCAGCCAATCACTTTCACCACTGCAGCTTTTGCTGCCACCAAATTTGGGTCCACCAAGATGAAAACTGGAGGCCGGAGAATGGCTCGCTCTCCCACCAATGGTTTGATGAAGCAGAAGGGGTTGTCCACATCGATGCACTCACTGGTCCTTGGAAGCAACCAGATGCCGCCATCCTCCCTTTCTCCAAATGCCAAGGAATTTGTCTACCCTGGCTCATTGAGCTTGTACTTCGGGAATGAAAACCAGTCATCCTCCGGCCCAGCTCCGTTCCCAAATGCCTTTGAGGTGCCACCAATCTACAATAACAACAACTTGGGTGAGAAGGCCCCATTTGTCGAAGGACTTGACTTGAACTTGAACACCATGCAGTATCCTAACCAGCCATTTCAGCCAGTTGTCTTGGCTAACTGA